Part of the Bacillus cabrialesii genome is shown below.
CTGTTCATGAGACCAACTTCAAGATTGCCAAATTTGATTTGACGTTGCAGGCGAGAGAAACCGATGAGGGCATTGAGATTGATTTGGATTACAGCACGAAGCTGTTTAAGCAAAGCACGGCTGACAGGCTGCTCAACCATTTTGCGCGTTTGCTTGAAGATGCTGCGGCTGAGCCTGAGAAACAGATATCTGAATACAAACTTCTTTCTGAAGAGGAGGCTGCTTCGCAAATTTCGCGGTTTAACCCGGAAAGAACTCCTTACCCGAAAGACAAAACGATTGTTCAGCTGTTTGAGGAGCAAGCGGCGAAAACACCGGACCATCCGGCGCTTCAATATGAAGGCGAATCACTCACTTATCGTGAGCTGAATGAGCGTGCCAATCGGTTAGCGCGCGGCATTCTTTCGCTTGGAGCGGGAGAAGGAAGAACAGCGGCTGTCTTATGCGAGCGGTCAATGGACATGATTGTCTCGATCCTCGCCGTTTTAAAAGCTGGCTCGGCTTATGTTCCGATTGATCCGGAACACCCGATTCAGCGGATGCAGCATTTCTTCCGTGACAGCGGGGCGAAGGTGCTTCTCACCCAGAAGACATTAAAGGCTTTAGCAGAAGAAGCGGAATTTGGCGGCGTTATCGTGCTTGCAGATGAGGAAGAAAGTTATCATGCCGATGCGCAAAATCTCGCGCTGCCTCTTGATTCTGCGGCGATGGCCAACCTGACGTATACTTCCGGAACGACAGGAACACCGAAGGGAAACATCGTGACGCATGCCAATATTCTGCGCACAGTAAAGGAAACGAATTATCTCAGCATTACAGAACAGGATACGATTCTCGGTCTTTCCAATTACGTGTTTGACGCGTTTATGTTCGATATGTTCGGCTCTTTGTTAAACGGCGCCAAGCTGGTGCTGATACCGAAGGAAACCGTTTTGGACATGGCTCGCCTGTCCCGCGTCATTGAACGGGAGAACATCAGCATTCTCATGATTACGACCGCTTTGTTCCACCTGCTTGTGGATTTGAATCCGGCGTGCTTGTCTACGCTGAGAAAGATTATGTTTGGCGGGGAGCGGGCTTCGGTTGAGCATGTGAGAAAAGCTTTGCAAATGGTCGGAAAGGGCAAGCTGCTTCACATGTACGGGCCGTCTGAAAGCACGGTTTTCGCAACGTATCATCCGGTTGATGAATTGGAGGAGCATACGCTGTCTGTTCCGATTGGAAAACCGGTCAGCAATACGGAAGTATACATCCTTGACCGGGCTGGACACGTGCAGCCTGCCGGGATCGCCGGGGAGCTATGCGTGAGTGGAGAAGGTCTTGTGAAAGGCTATTACAACCGTCCGGAGCTGACTGAGGAGAAATTCGTTCCGCATCCGTTTACATCCGGCGAACGCATGTATAAAACGGGTGACCTTGCCAGATGGCTGCCGAATGGCGACATCGAATTTATCGGCCGGATCGACCATCAGGTGAAAATCCGCGGACAGCGTATCGAGCTTGGAGAAATCGAACATCAGCTGCAAACCCACGATCGCGTGCAGGAGACTGTCGTGCTTGCTGTTGATCAAGGCGCAGGAGACAAACTGCTCTGCGCGTACTTTGTCGGAGAGGGAGAAATCTCATCTCATGAGCTGAGAGAGCATGCGGCGAAGGATCTGCCGGCTTATATGGTTCCTGCGGTGTTTATCCAAATGGACGAGCTGCCGCTGACCGGGAACGGAAAAATCGACCGGAGAGCGCTGCCGCTTCCTGATGCCAGCGTGTCAAGAGGTGTTTCATATGTTGCGCCTCGCAATGAAACGGAACAAAAAGTCGCAGACATTTGGGCACAGGTGCTTCAGGCTGAACAAGTCGGCGTTTATGACCACTTCTTTGACATCGGCGGACATTCATTAGCAGGCATGAAGATGCTTGCCTTGATTCATCAGGAACTGGGTGTCGAGCTGTCACTTAAAGATCTCTTCCAGTCACCGACGGTTGAGGGCTTGGCACAGGTGATTGCCTCTACTGAAAAAGGGACAGCCGTCAGCATCAGCCCGGCAAACAAACAAGATACGTACCCTGTTTCTTCACCGCAAAAACGGATGTATGTCCTTCAGCAGCTTGAAGATGCGCAAACGAGCTATAACATGCCGGCGGTTCTGCGCCTGACAGGTGAGCTTGATGTTGAAAAGCTAAACAGCGTCATGCAGCAGTTAATGCAGCGTCATGAAGCCTTGAGGACCACATTTGAAATAAAAGATGGAGAAACGGTACAGCGGATCTGGGAAGAGGCTGAGTGTGAGATAGCTTATTTCGAAGCCCCGGAAGAAGAGACAGAGCGAATCGTTTCTGAGTTTATTAAGCCTTTCAAAATCGACCAACTTCCACTGTTCAGAATAGGGCTGATCAAGCATTCAGACACTGAGCATGTGCTGCTGTTCGATATGCATCATATTATTTCTGACGGTACGTCTGTCGGTGTGCTGATTGAGGAGCTTTCGAAGCTGTACGATGGAAAAACCCTTGAGCCGCTCCGTATTCAATATAAGGATTATGCCGTGTGGCAGCAGCAGTTCATTCAGTCTGAGCTTTATAAGAAGCAAGAGGAGCATTGGCTGAAGGAGCTGGACGGAGATCTGCCGGTGCTGACACTTCCGACTGACTATAGCCGGCCTGCGGTTCAAACGTTTGAGGGAGACCGCATTGCATTTTCATTGGAAGCAGGCAAAGCTGCTGCTCTGCGCAGACTTGCAAATGAAACGGATTCCACACTGTACATGGTGCTTCTGGCTTCATACAGTGCGTTTTTATCAAAACTAAGCGGGCAACACGATATCATCGTCGGTTCACCTGTAGCCGGACGATCTCATGCGGACCTCAGCCAAGTCATCGGAATGTTCGTCAACACATTGGCGCTGCGCACGTATCCGAAGGGTGAAAAAACGTTTGCTGACTATCTTCGCGAAGTGAAAGAAACAGCACTCAGCGCTTTTGAAGCGCAGGATTACCCGCTTGAGGATCTGATCGGGAACTTACAGGTTCAGCGTGACATAAGCAGAAACCCGTTATTCGATGCCGTATTTTCAATGCAAAATGCGAACATCAAGGATTTAACGATGAAAGGGATTCAGCTTGAGCCTCATCCGTTTGAACGGAAAACAGCCAAGTTTGATATCACGCTGACGGCTGACGAAACCGATGGCGGGCTTACGTTCGTGCTTGAATATAATACAGCGCTGTTTAAGCCTGAAACAATCGAACGATGGAAGCGATACTGGATGCAGCTTCTAGACGCGGTCACCGATAACCTGAACCAGCCGCTTTCCAGCCTGTCGCTCGTCACTGAAACAGAAAAACAAACGCTTCTCGACGCATGGAAGGGCAAAACGCTGCCTGTTCCGACAGATAAAACCGTCCATCAGTTATTCGAAGAAACGGCTCTGCGCCACAAAGACCGCCCGGCCGTCACGTACAACGGCCAGTCATGGACGTACGGCGAGCTGAATGCCAAGGCGAATCGCCTTGCCCGAATTCTGATCGACTGCGGCGTCCGTGCGGATGAGCGCGTCGGCGTTCTCACGAAGCCGTCGCTGGAAATGTCCGCCGCGGTGCTCGGCGTCTTAAAGGCGGGAGCGGCGTTTGTGCCGATTGATCCTGACTATCCGGATCAGCGGATTGACTATATTTTACAGGATAGCGGCGCGAAGCTTCTCTTGAAGCAGGAAGGCCTTTCAGTTCCGGATAGCTTCTCGGGAGACGTCATTCTTCTCGACGGGGACCGCACGATTCTAAGCCTGCCGCTTGATGAAAACGACGAAGAAAACCCGCTTACAGCTGCAAAAGCGGAGAACCTCGCGTACATGATTTACACGTCGGGAACGACCGGACAGCCGAAGGGTGTCATGGTCGAGCACCATGCGCTTGTGAACCTGTGCTTCTGGCACCACGACGCGTTCAACATGACAGCGGAGGACCGCAGTGCGAAGTACGCGGGCTTCGGATTCGACGCTTCCATTTGGGAGATGTTCCCGACTTGGACGATCGGCGCCGAGCTTCACGTCATTGATGAAGCGATCCGCCTCGATATCGTCCGCCTGAATGACTATTTCGAAACGAACGGCGTGACGATTACATTCCTGCCGACGCAGCTGGCGGAACAGTTCATGGAGCTTGAGAACACATCACTGCGCGTATTGCTCACAGGCGGGGACAAGCTGAAGCGTGCGGTCAAACAGCCGTACACGCTCGTCAACAACTACGGGCCGACAGAAAACACAGTCGTCGCTACAAGCACTGAGATCAATCCGGAGGAAGGCTCGCTTTCCATCGGGCAGGCGATCGCCAATACGAGAGTGTACATTCTCGGTGAGGGCAATCAGGTGCAGCCGGAAGGCGTAGCCGGGGAGCTTTGCGTGGCGGGACGCGGACTGGCGCGAGGCTATCTGAATCGAGAAGACGAAACCGCGAAGCGGTTTGTCGCTGATCCGTTTGTGCCGGGTGACCGCATGTACCGCACCGGCGATTTGGTGAAATGGGTGAACGGCGGCATCGAATACATCGGACGGATCGACCAGCAGGTCAAGGTCCGCGGCTACCGGATCGAGCTGTCGGAAATCGAAGTCCAGCTCGCCCAGCTTTCTGAGGTGCAGGATGCGGCGGTGACAGCCGTCAAAGACAAAGGCGGCAATACAGCGATCGCGGCTTATGTGACACCGGAAACAGCTGACATAGAGGCGCTGAAATCAGCACTGAAGGAAACTCTGCCGGACTACATGATCCCGGCGTTCTGGGTGACGCTAAACGAGCTTCCGGTTACGGCAAACGGCAAAGTAGACCGCAAAGCCCTGCCTGAGCCGGACATCGAAGCGGGAAGCGGAGAATACAAAGCGCCGGCAACCGACATGGAAGAGCTGCTTGTCGGTATCTGGCAGGATGTGCTCGGCATTCCGGAGATCGGGGTCAGCGACAATTTCTTCTCACTCGGCGGAGATTCCATCAAAGGAATCCAAATGGCGAGCCGCTTAAACCAGCACGGCTGGAAGCTGGAAATGAAAGACCTCTTCCAGCACCCGACGATCGAGGAGCTGACCCAATACGTGGAGCGTGCCGAAGGCAAACAAGCGGACCAAGGCCCGGTGGAGGGCGAAGTCATCCTGACGCCGATTCAGCGCTGGTTCTTTGAAAAGAACTTCACGAACAAGCACCACTGGAACCAATCGGTGATGCTTCACGCCGCGAAGGGCTTTGACCCTGAACGGGTGGAGAAAACATTGCAGGCGCTGATCGAGCATCATGACGCACTCCGCATGGTTTACCGTGAGGAGCCGAAAGATGTCGTTCAATATAACAGAGGACTTAAAGCTGCTTCAGCTCAATTGGAGATCATCCACATCGAGGGCCAAGCGAAAGATCATGAAGACCGCATAGAGAGAGAAGCGGAGCGTTTACAAAGCAGCATCGACTTGCAGGAAGGCGACTTGTTAAAAGCAGGCTTGTTCCAAGCGGAAGACGGAGACCACTTGCTTCTTGTCATTCACCACTTAGTGGTTGACGGCGTGTCGTGGCGGATTTTACTGGAGGATTTCGCCGCGGTTTATACACAGCTTGAGCAAGACAATGAACCACCGGTTCTCCCGCAGAAAACACATTCATTTGCGGAGTATGCAGAGAGATTGCAAGACTTCGCGAACTCCAAGGCCTTTTTGAAAGAAAAAGAGTATTGGAGACAGCTTGAAGAACAGACTGTCGCGGCAAAGCTTCCGAAGGATCGCGAATCTGGTGATCAGCGAATGAAACATACAAAGACAATCGAATTCACGCTGACTGCTGAAGAGACAGAACAGCTCACCACAAAGGTGCACGAGGCATATCACACAGAAATGAATGATATTTTGCTGACGGCATTCGGATTGGCGATGAAGGAGTGGACAGGTCAGGATCAAGTAAGTGTTCATTTAGAGGGGCATGGACGTGAAGAAATCATAGAAGACCTGACTATTTCCCGCACAGTCGGCTGGTTTACGAGTATGTACCCGATGGTGCTCGATATGAAGCATGCGGATGATCTGGGCTACCAGCTGAAGCAAATGAAAGAAGATATCAGACATGTACCGAACAAGGGTGTCGGGTATGGCATCCTGCGCTATCTGACGGCGCCGGAACATAAAGAAGAGATGGCGTTCTCGATTCAGCCGGATGTCAGCTTTAACTATTTAGGGCAGTTCGATGACATGTCGGATGCAGGCTTGTTCACGAGATCAGAGCTGCCGTCAGGACAGTCGTTAAGCCCGGAAACAGAAAAACCGAACGCGCTTGATGTTGTCGGATATATCGAAAACGGAAAACTGACGATGTCACTGGCCTATCATTCTCTCGAATTTCATGAAAAAACAGTACAGACATTCAGCGACAGCTTTAAAGCGCATCTTCTCAGAGTCATTGAACATTGCCTATCTCAAGATGGAACGGAACTTACGCCGAGTGACCTTGGCGATGATGATTTGACGCTGGATGAGCTGGATAAATTAATGGAAATTTTCTAATAGAGGTGGCATATGAGCAAAAAATCGATTCAAAAGGTGTACGCACTGACACCGATGCAGGAGGGAATGCTGTATCATGCGATGCTTGATCCGCATTCTTCCTCGTACTTCACACAATTAGAGCTTGGGATTCACGGTGCTTTTGATCTTGAAATCTTTGAGAAAAGCGTCAATGAACTGATTCGGTCATACGATATTCTCCGTACGGTATTTGTGCACCAGCAGCTGCAAAAACCGCGTCAGGTTGTATTAGCGGAACGCAAAACAAAGGTGCACTATGAAGATATCAGCCATACGGACGCAGACCGCCAAAAAGAGCACATTGAGCGCTATAAACAAGACGTGCAGCGCCAAGGCTTTAACCTGGCAAAAGACATATTGTTCAAGGTGGCGGTTTTCCGTCTTGGTGCAGATCAGCTGTATCTGGTCTGGAGCAATCACCATATTATGATGGACGGCTGGAGCATGGGCGTACTCATGAAAAGCCTGTTCCAAAACTACGAAGCCCTCAGAGCAGGCCGGACACCGGCAAACGGTCAGGGCAAGCCATATTCCGATTACATCAAGTGGCTTGGGAAACAGGACAATGAAGAGGCGGAGAGCTACTGGAGCGAACGCTTGGCGGATTTTGAGCAGCCGAGCGTGCTCCCGGGCCGCCTGCCTGAGAAAAAAGACGAATACGTCAATAAAGAATATTCATTTACATGGGACGAAAAACTGGTTGCCCGCATTCAGCAAGCCGCGAACCGCCATCAAGTGACAGGGCCCAACCTGTTTCAGGCTGTTTGGGGCATCGTGCTCAGCAAATACAACTTTACGGATGATGTGGTCTTCGGCACGGTCGTATCGGGCCGGCCGTCTGAAATCAACGGAATTGAAACGATGGCGGGGCTTTTTATCAACACCATTCCGGTGCGGGTAAAAGTTGATCGAGATGCTGCTTTCGCTGATATTTTTTCAGCTGTTCAGCAGCATGCAGTAGAGGCGGAGCGTTACGATTACGTGCCGCTCTATGAGATTCAAAAACGCTCGGCCCTTGATGGCAATCTCTTGAACCATCTGGTCGCGTTTGAAAATTATCCGCTTGACCAAGAGCTTGAAAACGGCAGCATGGAAGACCGCCTCGGGTTCTCTATCAAGGTAGAAAGCGCATTTGAACAAACGAGCTTCGATTTTAACCTGATTGTGTATCCGGGCCAAACGTGGACCGTCAAAATCAAATATAACGGAGCTGCCTTTGACTCCGCTTTTATCGAACGGACAGCGGAGCACCTCACCCGCATGATGGAAGCGGCTGTCGATCAGCCGGACGCTGTTGTGCGTGAGTACGGGCTTGTGGGAGGCGAAGAGCAGCGGCAAATTGTCGAGGTATTTAACCAGACGAAAGCCGAACTTCCTGAAGGCATGGCCGTTCACCAAGTGTTTGAAGAGCAAGCGAAGCGGACGCCGGCGAGCACTGCCGTCGTATATGAAGGAATCGAGCTGACATATCGTGAGCTGAATACAGCGGCAAACCGTCTGGCAAGAAAGCTCATCGAACAAGGTCTGCGAAAAGGGGAAACGGCCGCGATTATGAACGATCGCTCAATAGAAACCGTTGTCGGCATGCTGGCTGTGCTAAAAGCAGGCGCCGCCTATGTGCCGCTTGATCCCGCGCTTCCTGAAGACCGTCTTCGTTTCATGGCGGAGGACAGTTCGATTCGAATGGTATTGGCCGGAAAGACGTATGCGGAGCAGGCGCATCAGCTGCAAGTGCCGGTTCTTACACTGGACAGCGGCTTTGAAGAGAGCGAAGCGGCTGACAATCTCAATCTGCCATCCGCCTCGTCTGATTTGGCATACATCATGTACACATCCGGTTCGACTGGCAAACCGAAAGGCGTCATGATCGAACATAAAAGCATCTTGCGCCTCGTCAAAAATGCCGGGTACGTTCCTGTCACTGAGGAAGACCGCATGGCGCAAACAGGAGCTGTCAGCTTTGATGCTGGCACTTTCGAGGTATTCGGCGCGCTGCTGAATGGCGCAGCGCTTTATCCGGTCAAAAAAGAGACGATGCTTGATGCGAAACAATTTGCAGCATACCTGCGCGAGCAGAGAATCACGACGATGTGGCTGACTTCACCGTTATTTAACCAGCTCGCCGCAAAGGATGCTGGCATGTTCGGCACACTGCGCCATTTAATCATCGGCGGAGACGCACTCGTGCCGCATATTGTCAGCAAAGTGAGACAGGCATCACCGTCGCTTTCATTGTGGAACGGATACGGCCCGACAGAAAACACGACGTTTTCAACAACTTTTCTGATTGACCGCGAGTACAGCGGCTCTATTCCGATCGGAAAGCCTATCGGAAATTCGACTGCCTACATTATGGATGAGCAGCAGCGCCTGCAGCCAATTGGCGCGCCCGGCGAGCTTTGCGTCGGCGGAATTGGTGTAGCGCGAGGGTATGTGAATCTGCCTGAGCTGACGGAGAAGCAATTTCTCGAAGACCCGTACAGACCGGGTGAAAGGATTTATCGCACTGGCGACTTGGCAAGATGGCTGCCGGACGGCAATATCGAATTTTTAGGCAGAATCGACAACCAAGTGAAGGTACGCGGCTTCCGAATTGAGCTTGGCGAAATTGAAACAAAATTGAACATGGCAGAGCATGTGACAGAGGCTGCCGTGATCATCCGCAAGAACAAAGCAGACGAAAATGAAATCTGCGCGTACTTTACGGCGGACCGTGAAGTGTCTGTGAGCGGGCTGAGAAAAACACTGTCCCAATCTTTGCCTGACTATATGGTTCCTGCCCATTTGATTCAGCTGGACAGCCTGCCGCTCACGCCAAACGGAAAAATCAACAAAAAAGAACTGCCTGCGCCTCAATCAGAAACCGCGCAGCCGGAGTACGCAGCGCCAGAAACAGAGAGTGAAAAGAAATTAGCGGAGATCTGGGAAGGGATACTCGGCGTCAAAGCAGGCGTTACCGATAACTTCTTTATGATCGGCGGCCATTCTTTGAAAGCGATGATGATGACGGCGAAAATTCAGGAGCATTTTCATAAGGAAGTACCGATTAAAGTGCTTTTTGAAAAGCCGACCATTCAAGAACTGGCGCTGTATTTGGAAGAGAACGAAAGCAAGGAGGAGCAGACGTTTGAACCGATCAAGCAAGCACCTTATCAGCAGCATTATCCTGTATCCCCGGCCCAGCGGAGAATGTATATCCTCAATCAGCTTGGACAAGCAAACACAAGCTACAACGTCCCCGCTGTACTTTTGCTGGAGGGAGAAGTAGATAAAGACCGGCTTGAAAACGCGATTCAGCATTTAATCAACCGGCACGAAATCCTCCGTACATCGTTTGACATGATCGACGGAGAAGTTGTGCAAACCGTTCATAAAAACATATCGTTCCGGCTGGAGGCTGCCAAGGGACAGGAAGAAGACGCGGAGGAAATGATCAAAGCGTTCATTCAGCCGTTTGAATTAAACCGCGCGCCGCTCGTCCGTTCGAAGCTTGTCCAGCTTGAAGAAAAACGCCACCTGCTGCTGATTGATATGCATCATATTATCACTGACGGCAGTTCAACAGGCATACTGATCGGCGATCTTGCCAAAATGTATCAAGGCGCTGATCTAGAGCTGCCGAAAATTCACTATAAGGATTACGCTGTGTGGCACAAAGAACATGCCGATCATCAAAAAGATGAAGCATACTGGCTCGATACCTTTAAAGGAGAGTTGCCGATTCTTGATCTGCCGACGGATTTCGAGCGTCCTGCTGAACGGAGCTTTGCGGGAGAGCGCGTGATGTTCGGGCTTGATAAGCAAATCACGGCTCAAATCAAATCACTCTTGGCAGAAACCGATACGACAATGTACATGTTTTTACTGGCGGCGTTCAATGTGCTCCTTTCTAAGTACGCGTCACAGGAGGATATCATTGTTGGTTCGCCGACTGCGGGAAGAACACATCCTGATCTGCAAGGTGTGCCGGGGATGTTTGTCAACACGGTCGCACTCAGAACGGCGCCTGTGGGGGATAAAACCTTTGCGCAATTCCTTGAAGAGGTCAAAACAGCAAGCCTTCAAGCCTTCGAGCACCAGAGCTATCCGCTTGAGGAACTGATTGAAAAACTTCCGCTTACAAGGGACACAAGCCGAAGTCCGTTGTTCAGCGTGATGTTCAACATGCAGAACATGGAGATTCCATCATTGAGATTGGGAGATTTGAAGATTTCTTCGTATTCCATGCTTCATCACGTGGCGAAATTTGATCTCTCCTTGGAAGCAGTCGAGCGTGAAGAGGATATCGGCCTAAGCTTTGACTATGCGACTGCCTTGTTTAAGGACGAGACGATCCGCCGCTGGAGCAGCCACTTTGTCAATATTATCAAAGCAGCGGCGGCTAATCCGAACGTTCGGCTGTCTGACGCAGATTTGCTTTCACCAGCGGAAACGGCTGCTTTGCTTGAAGAAAGACATATGACGAAAATTACTGAAGCAACCTTTGCAGCTCTTTTCGAAGAACAGGCGCAGCAAACACCTGATCATCCTGCGGTGAAGGCTGGCGGAAAACGGCTGACCTATCGCGAGCTTGATGAACAGGCGAACCAGCTGGCACATCATCTTCGCGCGCAAGGGGCGGGGAGTGAAGACATCGTCGCGATTGTCATGGAGCGGTCAGCTGAAATCATGGTCTCGATTCTCGGCGTCATGAAAGCGGGGGCGGCATTCCTGCCGATTGATCCTGATACACCTGAAGAACGAATCCGCTATTCACTAGAGGACAGCGGAGCGAAAATAGCGGTCGTGAACGAAAGAAACATGACGGCTATCGGGCGGTACGAGGGAACAATCATCAACCTTGACGACAAGGGATGGAGAAATGAGAGTAAGGAACGCCTATCACCGATCTCAGGATCCCGCAATCTTGCTTACGTCATTTATACGTCCGGTACGACCGGGAAGCCGAAGGGTGTGCAGATCGAACATCGCAATCTGACAAACTATGTTTCTTGGTTTAGTCAAGAGGCGGGCCTGACGGAAACTGATAAGTCTGTATTGCTTTCGTCTTACGCATTCGACCTGGGCTATACGAGCATGTTCCCTGTGCTTCTGGCGGGTGGTGAGCTTCATATCGTGCAGAAGGAAACCTATACAGCGCCGGATGAAATAGGACGCTATATCAAGGAGCACGGGATCACTTATATCAAACTGACGCCGTCTCTGTTC
Proteins encoded:
- the srfAA gene encoding surfactin non-ribosomal peptide synthetase SrfAA — protein: MEITFYPLTEAQKRIWYTEKFYPQTSISNLAGIGKLVSTERVDRMLVERAIQEFIRRNDAMRLRLRLDENGEPVQYISEYRPVDIKHTDTTGDPNARETISQWGREETGKPLPLYDCDLFRFSLFTIQENEVWYYVNVHHVISDGISMNILGNAIMHIYLELAGGLETKAGISHSFIDHVLSEQDYAQSKRFEKDKAFWNKQFESVPELVSLKRNASAGGSLDAERFSKDVPEALHQQLLSFCETNKVSVLSVFQSVLAAYLYRVSGQNDVVTGTFMGNRTNAKEKQMLGMFVSTVPLRTNIDGGQAFLDFVKDRMKDLMKTLRHQKYPYNLLINDLRETKSSLTKLFTVSLEYQVMQWQKEEDLAFLTEPIFSGSGLNDVSIHVKDRWDTGKLTIDFDYRTDLFSREEIKIVCERMITMLENALSHPDHAIDELTLISEAEKEKLLARAVGESVSYRKEMTIPELFQEQAELLSDHPAVVFEGRTLSYRTLHEQSARIANVLKQKGVGPDSPVAVLLERSERMITSIMGILKAGGAYVPIDPEFPAERIQYILEDCGADFILTESKVAAPAADAELIDFDWAIAEGAESLTADVNARNLAYIIYTSGTTGRPKGVMIEHRQVHHLVESLQQTIYQSGSQALRMALLAPFHFDASVKQIFASLLLGQTLYIVPKKTVTNGSALAAYYRKHDIEATDGTPAHLQMLIAAGDFEGLKLKHMLIGGEGLSSVVADKLLKLFKEAGTAPRLTNVYGPTETCVDASVHPVSTESAVHSAYVPIGKALGNNRLYILDQKGRLQPEGVAGELYIAGDGVGRGYLHLPDLTAEKFLQDPFVPGDRMYRTGDVVRWLPDGTIEYLGREDDQVKVRGYRIELGEIEAVIQQAPDVAKAVVLARPDEQGNLEVCAYVVQKPCSEFVPASLREHAARQLPDYMVPAYFTEITEIPLTPSGKVDRRKLFALEVKAVSGTAYTAPRNETEKAIAAIWQDVLNVEKAGIFDNFFETGGHSLKAMTLLTKIHKETGVEIPLQFLFEHPTIASLAEEADHRESRAFAAIEPAEKQEHYPLSLAQQRTYIVSQFEDAGVGYNMPAAAILEGPLDIQKLERAFQELIRRHESLRTSFVLENSTPRQNIHDSVNFNIEMIDRGGRSDEAVMTSFVRRFDLAKAPLFRIGLMELGENRHMLLFDMHHLISDGVSIGIILEELARLYKGEQLPELRIQYKDYAVWQSGQAAEGYQKDRAYWKEVFAGELPVLQLLSDYPRPPVQSFEGDRVSIKLDAGLKDRLHRLAEQNGSTLYMVMLSAYYTLLSKYTGQDDIIVGTPSAGRNHSDTEGIVGMFVNTLAIRGEVKQDETFTRLIARVRKQVLDAFSHQDYPFEWLVEDLNIPRDVSRHPLFDTMFSLQNATEGIPAVGDLALSVHETNFKIAKFDLTLQARETDEGIEIDLDYSTKLFKQSTADRLLNHFARLLEDAAAEPEKQISEYKLLSEEEAASQISRFNPERTPYPKDKTIVQLFEEQAAKTPDHPALQYEGESLTYRELNERANRLARGILSLGAGEGRTAAVLCERSMDMIVSILAVLKAGSAYVPIDPEHPIQRMQHFFRDSGAKVLLTQKTLKALAEEAEFGGVIVLADEEESYHADAQNLALPLDSAAMANLTYTSGTTGTPKGNIVTHANILRTVKETNYLSITEQDTILGLSNYVFDAFMFDMFGSLLNGAKLVLIPKETVLDMARLSRVIERENISILMITTALFHLLVDLNPACLSTLRKIMFGGERASVEHVRKALQMVGKGKLLHMYGPSESTVFATYHPVDELEEHTLSVPIGKPVSNTEVYILDRAGHVQPAGIAGELCVSGEGLVKGYYNRPELTEEKFVPHPFTSGERMYKTGDLARWLPNGDIEFIGRIDHQVKIRGQRIELGEIEHQLQTHDRVQETVVLAVDQGAGDKLLCAYFVGEGEISSHELREHAAKDLPAYMVPAVFIQMDELPLTGNGKIDRRALPLPDASVSRGVSYVAPRNETEQKVADIWAQVLQAEQVGVYDHFFDIGGHSLAGMKMLALIHQELGVELSLKDLFQSPTVEGLAQVIASTEKGTAVSISPANKQDTYPVSSPQKRMYVLQQLEDAQTSYNMPAVLRLTGELDVEKLNSVMQQLMQRHEALRTTFEIKDGETVQRIWEEAECEIAYFEAPEEETERIVSEFIKPFKIDQLPLFRIGLIKHSDTEHVLLFDMHHIISDGTSVGVLIEELSKLYDGKTLEPLRIQYKDYAVWQQQFIQSELYKKQEEHWLKELDGDLPVLTLPTDYSRPAVQTFEGDRIAFSLEAGKAAALRRLANETDSTLYMVLLASYSAFLSKLSGQHDIIVGSPVAGRSHADLSQVIGMFVNTLALRTYPKGEKTFADYLREVKETALSAFEAQDYPLEDLIGNLQVQRDISRNPLFDAVFSMQNANIKDLTMKGIQLEPHPFERKTAKFDITLTADETDGGLTFVLEYNTALFKPETIERWKRYWMQLLDAVTDNLNQPLSSLSLVTETEKQTLLDAWKGKTLPVPTDKTVHQLFEETALRHKDRPAVTYNGQSWTYGELNAKANRLARILIDCGVRADERVGVLTKPSLEMSAAVLGVLKAGAAFVPIDPDYPDQRIDYILQDSGAKLLLKQEGLSVPDSFSGDVILLDGDRTILSLPLDENDEENPLTAAKAENLAYMIYTSGTTGQPKGVMVEHHALVNLCFWHHDAFNMTAEDRSAKYAGFGFDASIWEMFPTWTIGAELHVIDEAIRLDIVRLNDYFETNGVTITFLPTQLAEQFMELENTSLRVLLTGGDKLKRAVKQPYTLVNNYGPTENTVVATSTEINPEEGSLSIGQAIANTRVYILGEGNQVQPEGVAGELCVAGRGLARGYLNREDETAKRFVADPFVPGDRMYRTGDLVKWVNGGIEYIGRIDQQVKVRGYRIELSEIEVQLAQLSEVQDAAVTAVKDKGGNTAIAAYVTPETADIEALKSALKETLPDYMIPAFWVTLNELPVTANGKVDRKALPEPDIEAGSGEYKAPATDMEELLVGIWQDVLGIPEIGVSDNFFSLGGDSIKGIQMASRLNQHGWKLEMKDLFQHPTIEELTQYVERAEGKQADQGPVEGEVILTPIQRWFFEKNFTNKHHWNQSVMLHAAKGFDPERVEKTLQALIEHHDALRMVYREEPKDVVQYNRGLKAASAQLEIIHIEGQAKDHEDRIEREAERLQSSIDLQEGDLLKAGLFQAEDGDHLLLVIHHLVVDGVSWRILLEDFAAVYTQLEQDNEPPVLPQKTHSFAEYAERLQDFANSKAFLKEKEYWRQLEEQTVAAKLPKDRESGDQRMKHTKTIEFTLTAEETEQLTTKVHEAYHTEMNDILLTAFGLAMKEWTGQDQVSVHLEGHGREEIIEDLTISRTVGWFTSMYPMVLDMKHADDLGYQLKQMKEDIRHVPNKGVGYGILRYLTAPEHKEEMAFSIQPDVSFNYLGQFDDMSDAGLFTRSELPSGQSLSPETEKPNALDVVGYIENGKLTMSLAYHSLEFHEKTVQTFSDSFKAHLLRVIEHCLSQDGTELTPSDLGDDDLTLDELDKLMEIF